ATAAAAGGCAGCACGAAAGTTATTATTGAAGACAATAAAACTTGACACCTGTTGTTGGCTCCAGCGAAATAAGTGTACTGACGTGTTATTATACCCCCTTCGTCAACATGTTTCAATTCTGATGAAAGATAATTTTTATCCATAAATGGACGTTGTTTGTTCAAAAGTATAAAACACTGGAATGGTGCATGCATGTGAAGGTAGGGCCTTTCTCTGCTGCTGTGAGGTGGTTTTTGTCCTTTCATCCATTTTTTTGTCAGATCCTTGGATTCGGAGTACTTTTTGGCTTCTTCTCTCGTATAGAGTTTATaaatcaaaaatattttcctaaGAATTATTCATTgccaaatttattattttgctcaattattcaaattattataatttaattttgataaatatGTAATTCTCGAGCAAAATTGTTATATGCTTGAGTGGTGTTCCCATATCTTAGTATATTTTTGGACAGCCTCCAGCTCCTATCACGGTGGTTTTGAGTGTTCGAATGCATTGCGAAGCATGCGCCCAGGTTTTACAGAAGCGCGTTCGGAAAATCAAAGGTACTCatgtataatatttatatcGCCTTTCTCGATCAGTCTTATTAAATGTCAGGTTTATCGGGCGGAAGTAATTGCCAAAAATATGCTCTATCCAACATAGATGACATGCTTGAAAAGGTCTGAAAGATAATTAGGCTAGACTTAAGCCTAGAACCATCCTACAAAACGACATACTATAATATCCATCATGCTTACTGGTATGGGCAAATAACTACATCAAGTCAAACCACACCCGGTGAAACCCGGAGTTGAAGTTGCTATTGAAATTCGAAGAGAATCAGATTTGTTTAGTATTATACACAGCAGGAACAAAGGTCAAACATGAAAGCCGGTTCCCAGATTCATTAGGTCATGGATTTTGTGCGAACAGGCTCAGCCAGTTTTGGCAGCATATTTGAACTTCACAAATCATGATGTTTCTTTCGTTTGGCAGGTGTGGAATCAGTGGAAACGGACCTAAGTAATGACAAAGTGATAGTGAAGGGCATATTCGAACCGCAAATGCTTGTCTATTACGTGAAGAAAAGGACCGGGAAGCAAGCATCCATAGTGAAGGATGAGGAGAAGAAgggagaggaagagaagaaagaagaaaagaaggaagGAGGAGATCAAGACAAGAAAGGCGACGCAccggaggaaaagaaagacgAAGGAGATCAAGATGAAAAAAGCGACGAAGACAAGAACAAGACCGACATCAAACGGAGCGAGTACTGGCCCTCCAAGTACTACATGGAGTATGCGTACGCCCCTCAGATCTTCAGCGATGAGAACCCGAACGCCTGCTCGGTGATGTAGTGCCTTCTTccgtatgtatgtatgtattgtCCTCCCTGTCAATCGCAGGTCCGCAATTTTCCTTGTATCTATATTCAACTCGGTGTGCTTAGTAATAATAAGAGTTCTGTTTTAGTCTATATAGCAAGAACTTGAATTAACGGGTCGGGTGATACTGCTTTTTACCGTCGTGTAATTTGTGTTGGTAACTCTCGAActtattaattttagtttCTCCTTCTCCTACTCAAGTGTAGATTAGAATGTCCCCAGAGTTGGCGGCCGGGAACAAGTTTAAGTTGTACATTTTTTCGATCATATTAAGTTCTTGGTTTTTTCTCCTACTCATACATTCCGTTCAAAGATATTCCGAATAGCATTACTTGCATTTTCTGAAAGGCAGCACTTGCTGTTGGATCTTCGAATTTCCCTCCCTGAATTCATCAGAGTAAAATGAAGTTTGCCCCTTGAGCCCAGAGGCAAAGTGTCTCCCGACCTTTAAATTTTTGCACCATACCCTCCAACCTACTTAAAAGAAGGTAACGTGCACCCCGTTTACTTTTCTGGCCAAagcttaaaaaagaaagaacgtAAGAAAGAGAAGGGGGAAGATGCAAAGTGAGCGCGGTGATCTCTCTATATCTATGTTCCATGATCCTCTCCCAAGCGGAGTCCAAACATGCTACTACTCCCCCGTTTTCTCGTCCGAGGTCACTCTCAAGGATGTGGAAATTGTGCATTTTGCAGTTTCAATACTGCTTCACAGTCAGGATGAGTATTTGTTGTGCTAATGTTAACAACTACATGTGAAAATCAAGGCTTTATGCACATTCATCATATGATGTTCGAGCAAGCGTCCAAAAGATGAACACCCCATACTGCCCTTGTTTTGATTAGCATAATCTCCTGAAATGAGGATCTAAACTGATGAGCATGCAAATCACAAACAGAGGGGAGCAGTAGCATGTATAAGGTGACAATTTTTGGCTTCATCCTTACTAAAACCGCCCTCGGACGATACAGGGAGAGACTTGGGGAGTAGTAGCATGTTGGGCCTCAACTTGGGAGAGGATTCATGAGACACACAGAGAGATTTGGGGAGAAAAGTGGCGGTAGTCGcgcaataaaattattttatgaattatgaaattaataaattaatagtaaattaaattttggccagaaaagtagacgggtTGCACTTTGCTCCCTATTAAGTAGGTTGGGGGTATGGTGCAAAAATTTAAAGGTCGGGAGGCACTTTATCTCTTAGGCTCAAAACTTGGGGGGTGAATTGCAATTCATCATATCTATAGAAGAAAGATAATAGAAACTTAAAATGACGAAGAAATAATGGGAAAGAGCCAATAATGAGGAAGGGACCATTAAAAAAGGAATTCATTGAAGTTGCACTCGCTTTCATTTTGGAATTAAGAAATAATGGGAAAGTACCAATAATGAGGAAGGGACCACTGTTAAAAATGGAATTCATTGAAGTTGCACTTGCTTTCGTTTTGGAATTAAGAGGTCGTGAATTCCGCTATCATTAGTGGGACTTCCTCCGCCATTCACTTCCCTTTCTCGAATCTCATGTAAGGTCGATTAACCTTCCCTCCCAACCTAACAAACAACTGAGAAGAGACCATTGCAGCCTACCTTAGACATTGTCCATGAAGTATAGGTTGCCTGGGATGGACCTCTTGGGCCAAGGCAGAAGATTTCCGGTGGGCTCAATTTTGTTGTCCAGTTTTTGCTTTTCGTTTTTCGATGTTCCGGTGGAAGGACAAACTgaccacgagttccacacttgGATTAACATAATGAGTAATTAGAACTATATATCTCTTTTTGGataattgcaatttcattaATACTTCAAGGATCAGAATATACAAAGTACAAATCAACAAAGTGCTTTACTAATGACATCAGGTAATGAGAACCAAAATTAGAGGATAAACAGCAGGATCTGACTTTGTGAGTAAGGTTAGGCAGTGAAATTCCTTTTCAAACGAACCATCTCTATAACCTGAGGAACCAAGGCTTTATGATCCATCTTCTTGCCTTTGAAAGCCCTAGAATTCCTCTCTCTCcatattaaataaatgtaaTAAGTCCAACATAACTTTTTGAGAATAGTGTCTAGGGTTCTTCCCTTCCAAGAAGTAGCAGAATTTAGCTCATAAGTCCAATCACTCGTCGGGCTAACTAGCTCCAATATATGTTGGTCACTAGCCCAAACTTCTCTGGTGATGGTACATGAGAAGAAAAGGTGGTCACGAGTTTCCACTTCAGTATTATAGAATTCATAAAAAGATTATCCCTCCAAGCACCCCAAGACAACAATCTAGATTTCGTAGCAAGTCTATCTAAGATTGCAAGCCAAGAGATGAAAGATACATGTGGGATAGGTCCCTAGAACCATATCAGTTTGTACCAAGGaactcttggcttcctcggccTTAAATCATGCCAAAATTGAGCCATAACAAAATGAGGACGAGAATTCCAAAGAACAATATCAGAGTTAACATATTGAACAGCTTGAGAAGTTAATTTTTGTAAAGCTCTCGCTTGGTAACCACTGGATTTCGGCCAACTAGAACTATATATCTATTAACGTAATAACAGATGAATGTATAGTGATGCACGAATCAGATAATTAGGTGGACGATTCCGTGCTATGATTGTTTTAAATGGAAGGAAGAATGGAAAGAAAGGTTCCAATGTGCTATGATGTGATCAAAGTCAATGGCTAATGTAGACTCACGAGTCTACTGGCAAACCAACCACCCACGCCCTTGTACCATAAAATGGCATCGACTTTTAAGCAATTCATCTATTACATCCTGGCCCATTTCCGGTCCCTGGGCGAAATAGCCGGATCATCGGATACATACTCGATAAATGGCCCCATCAAGATCATTTATTTCTCGAGTTTCAAACTGAAGTCTGAACTACAGAGAGAGCTAGAGAGAATACTACCAATCACTGTCCCCTGGCTTCGTTCCCTACTGAGCCCGGGATCGGGTCCAATGGTTGCCCCATCTCCATATAGTCTTTAGAGGATGAACCCTTCTGGGTTGCGTTTTATGGACAGTTTCGAGTTTGAATCTGTTGGAAAAGCAACAGCAGATACGCCATTTGTGAGTCGCCTGCCTGCACTTCAGCGATGGACTGCTTCcaatttttgttattaaccatTACCGTTGCTAATCCGATTCCCACCCATCTCTTCGATTATACCATAATCAAGAGACCATTCCCAACCTTCTAAGGCTGCATTCGTTTTGCCTAACTGTTAAGTTTTAGAGAGAAATAAACATTTCTACATACAACAGTCCGGGGAAGAATCATTGAGAATAAACAGCTCCTCATGAACAAAACCAAGAAGGTTTATTATCTTCTTCTGTCCATTGCATGGATCACATTCTTAGGACTATAACGATCAGAACTAAGAAGTGTTTGTGAAAAGATGGGAATGAAGTAACTGAACATTCAGGTAAACGCCCTCCTCAGGAAAGTATACTTCCTAAAAATTACAACACTTTCAGGCTTCACAACTCTTTGATATCCCTTAACCTGGCCATTGGCAAAGCATCACCGGCTCTTGCTTTTGGAGTAATATCGAACTACAAAAAGGGTTTAGAACTTCCACAAGGTCTATaacttcttcctcttttttttgtttctgtCCCTAATTTAAaccttttcatttattttcctcTTTTACCTCTGCAATGACTTGAAGAGAACGACCGTCACGTACTTGGCCAAGAACCGGTTGGTAGAGCCAAGGGCTACCACAGAAGGGCTGCTCTTCCCCTTCTGCATGTAGAGATGGTTGAGGACTACGTGCTGAGGTCTTGAGAGAGGAGGCGGGATCTCCATGTGAAGGGATGGCAAGTTCAGCAGGGTCAGCTGCAGGTGAGGCGGGACCATTGGGGGTTCCTTCGCGTAGTCTTCAGAGCCGAGGAACAGGTTGTTGTAGCTCGTCTCCGGAGACTGGGGTGGTTCAAAGCCAGAGATGCTCTCAAGGTCTTCAGGAACATAATCCTGTTGATATAGTCGAGAAATTAGGAGCAGCTATTGGGTACCACGTCTAAAACTGGACCAGTCACAGATTCGGTCCACCAGGCAGGCCACAGTCAACCAGTTGAAGCACAAGTTGAATCCTTTATTTGGATCTATCAACAATCCTTATCTTGtgcccccttttttttttcaccgaAGTTTCGAGCTCCAAAATAACTAAGGTAACCTTAGCAAGGAAGAGAATATTTCTGAAGTAAGAAACAAGAAACTCAGCAAGTCTTGCTCTGAAAATGAAAGTCGGGAGATTTCAATGGCACATACATATGCAAATTTCCGATCCTCACTTATCTTGACAAATTCAAGAACATATTGTTTCAGAATTTAGCTCATTTTTCCTAATTCTGAGATACAATAGATCTTCTAGATTAGGAAAATCGGTTCATTGAGTAACTGGCTTATAGTTCAGATATTACAATCACTCCGGTTTTTACCAGTACTGGTCTTGAGGCTTCCCAGGACTGGACATGCGTCTCCACCTCAACAAATAGCACAAGCAATTTTAGAAGCACCAATATTAGGAGGGAAACAATTCATTGATTACAACTATCAagcagaaaattcaaattctaACATTGCTATTCTTGAACCAGCCTTTATCCCCTTCAACTACATCAATAATACAGGCCACATTTTGAATCTTGATTAGATAGCTAAAAAAGTGCCCCCTGAACTAATGACGGCCGAATAAGGGCACCTCCCAATACTAGAAACGTGGAAGCTATTCTGACAAGGAATGCTAAGTTGTCCTCCATAGTCTACAAATGCAAGATGCTCTTGTCTAGAGATATCTACCGAATGCCTCCCGTGATTCGAATCTATTCAAATAATCAAAACTCTATCTGTTTCCCCTTATTGCTGTATTACCCTCCTGATATTCAAACAATATGTTCCTTAGAATAAGCAATACAAGAGAACCGGTACATATGCAAGTGAAAATGCATATAATCAATCGATGAATAGGGCTCTCAAACCGGTTGAGGATTAAGACAGCAAGATTGGTACAGTAAGGGAGATATATAATCACCTGCAAGTCTAAAATGTTATAGGCAGCTCCAGCGTCATCCTGGGTCCATGGCAAGTCCGGGGCATACTTCCATTGCCCATCCACAATAAACCTGTACTGGTACACACCCGATGGCAGCACTTTCATGATCGTGAAGTCTTTGCCCGATCTCTGCAAGGGCATCCTGCTCAAGATATTTAACCCAGAATTCATTGTCAAATAACAAATCAAACCACTAATTTGCAAATATTCAGAACGAGACGTTAAGgtgaaaaagaaaggagaacAAGTAACCTAGTCCTCCAATTATCCCAAGACCCCTCCACAGAAACTTCCTTCCCACCATAACACCACGTTATCATTGTTGGGATTCCTTCCTCCCCAGACATCTCATCATATCCTGAAGAAGTTTGCATCCAAGAATGACTCGAAACATGCATTTCATCAGGCCTCTGGAGAGGAGCTACTGGAACCTGGAATTATTTGtaggggaaaaggaaaaggaaatcaGCTTATTAGACTCATTCAAGTGGAGAAATAGATATGAAATGAATAAGAATGGAAACTCGAGCTCAAAGAAGTTCGTTCAAAGCTAAAAAGAGAGCAAGCAAAGCTAAATAACTTTTGATGAATCGAGATTCATTCACAATCTGCAGCATAAAATAAAAGCATATTACGACCCATACTTTTTCGGTAGTATTATTACGACCCATAGTTTGCACATAGTTTTGTAATTCAGGGGTAAGAAAACAGAAAGTCGCAcgaacaaaacaaaagaaccCAATGTTCTGGTCTTGCACAAGCACTGAACAAATATCCAGCCCCTAAAGCCAGCTGAATGTATAATTCAGACCAcaatgcatgcaagaaatccCCAAAATGGAGCTTAATTCGGCAACGAACACACTTTAAACACTGTCGACTAAAACACATGCATCTCAAAGACTAagttccccctttttttttctgggtaTCAAATTCTTCGATACAAATCCCGCTCAATGTCACTTCCAAGTACAATAGAAACCATTGGATCGATAAGTAGAAGCAAATCCTTAAGAGAAACAATCCAAGAAATCCATACGAGGAGCAGTAATCCACAGACCCATCACGCAGATCGTTTGAAATCCAATTGGATGGCTGTGACTAACTAACCTGAGGAGTGAACATGAGCGGAGATTGGGTTGCTCTTGGGCTCGGAGGAGGGGACTGACCCATCGCCTCGGGAAGGGGAGGAGGGGGCCGAGCAGGATAGCTGCTAACGTGAGCCTCATCGTGCACGGCCCCCATGTTATCCTGGGCAACCCCACCAACAGCGCCGTCCCCGCCCACGCCGCCGCCTTCTTCATCGACCCCCGACAAGCTCCCGACCCCGTCTTCCCTCCCATTCACATTCCCCATTTCTAACCCCCcgattcaattaaaaaattgattttttttgtcactATAGATGGACTGATGAGGGatgaaaataagaagaaaaagaagacaaGAAAAAGGGGTGGGGGTGGGGTGTGGGGGAATGAGAGAGAAAGTAAACCCTAGTTGCAGCAGAATCTCACCCTAGATTCCGCTTCTTACCCACAGAACAAGTTCATCACTTTCCAGCAGAAGAGACCACACCCATCAAGCTGAAGAGCGACTATCGATCAATGCCCCCATCAGCTCAGAAccatcagaaaaaaaaaaagagcaaaaattggaaaatcgAGAGAAGGAAGAACAAAAGCACCCGGGACagagagaaaaagaggaaagagttgAGATGGGGACGGAGAGAAAGGGGGAAAGGAATTTGATGGGTAAATACTCCGACGAGTTTGGAAGATCgaatggatggatggatggatggaaggaTGGATGGTGGCCCAGGCGATTGGAGTGTGGGCGGAGGGGATGGATGATGTTGGTCACGTCATCAATGActcccttttgttttttttttttttttgggttgacAAAGTCACTGCTTCCTCTCTTTTGCTTGCTTGTCTTCTCAATCTAGCAGTGGAGGGTGAGAGTtgagattgagagagagagagagagagagagagagagagagagagagtgagggagAGATGCTCGGGTGCTGTGTGGGTGCGTGTTTGCTACTGTTAAGTGTTTGCTGGGATTTGATGCTAATGCGACCGCCTAGTTAAGGTAATGGTAAAGTAAGGCTCACTGGTCTGGTAATGGTCGGGTCATGAATCATTATCAAATTTgacaactctctctctctctctctctctctctcggccaATTGCCGATTCTCTCCTTCCTTCTCTCATATTTTCTTGTTCGATCTAATCCCATCTAATAtctgaaaatttaaatgaCTGGTTCTCAAGGAGAAAATTATCTCATCGTAAATATTCTACGATTCACGACACTTGAACCAAAATCTTACTACAAACAAAGAAATCCAACCACCTCAAAAAATCAAGTTggtttttttatcatttcttGGATATAAAATGCTTagcagaaaagggaaaaagctCGTCACTAAAATAAGTAAGATTTCAACTACTTGGCCTGCTCCTGATAAAGAAATTATCAATATTTtgcaataaagaaaaaaactaatgtttgatttgatgggaaattttttttattatttatttagtaaTACCTCGAGCGATATTCACATGATTCATAACATATATTCAAATaaagtaaattacactggtggtccaaaaagttttataaatgtttcaatatggtacaaaaaaatttttgctacttgatggtacaaaatgtttcaaagttattttagtatagtacaaaccgtcatctcgccattaacACCGTCAAGTCTTCCTTTacaagactgtaaattttgcaccatcatgtaacttacgtaaaatattttgtactattaagttacaatttcaaaacattttgcaccatcatgtaacgttccacaaaaatcgattttgcacAATCAGCGTcgacttgacggcgtcaatggcgagataacagtttgtactatactgaaataactttgaaatattttgtattatcaagtagcaaaaaaaatttttgtaccatattgaaatatttgtaaaactttttggaccaccaatgtaatttacccttcAAATAATAGTAACTAGAGCATGATACGCGTTATGCACggagtaaaaaataattttatattaacaaTCATGGACAAAGATGTtgcataaattatttttcattgttcGCACTACACATGAATTTTTATATACCAATTTCGCTGttaataatacaaaaaattactaaaaataaataaaagtgatTTTACAGGTGTGTTTAACtcatgagagagaggagaaagaaaaaatttaaggtGAAAGAGAGATGCGAAAGAGACATAGAATGAGATAATTGTAGGAAGTGTAAggaaattgtgaaaaaaaatgaaaaataatattttgtacaatgacaaaaatattcaaaatcaGTTTCTTTCTAATTGGGTTCCTACCTTTTTTAAAGATGATTGAGTAATTtcatcatatttattttttgtgtttttatgaGTGGTAATTACAAAACGCAACCCTCCtttaagtaaataatataGATGAGTAATTTCatcatatttactttttgtatttttatgagtggcagttacaaaacacaactctcctttaaataaatataaatataaaatagataattaattttataggaTTAATTTCGTAAGATGACCCAATGTTAgcaattaatttcaaatctatACGATGTTTAAATTGTTAACAAAATAGGCATAAACTTTGTAATCTTAGCTAATATGGGACTCTATTGATTTTCTGTCAAATTTTACCATTTCTCT
The sequence above is drawn from the Punica granatum isolate Tunisia-2019 chromosome 5, ASM765513v2, whole genome shotgun sequence genome and encodes:
- the LOC116208218 gene encoding heavy metal-associated isoprenylated plant protein 7-like, with amino-acid sequence MGEEKKEEKKEEKKEESKEAGEKKGEKSKEEAADAAPPPEIVLKVDMHCEACARKIARALKGFEGVEEVSTDSKSSKVVVKGKAADPAKVFERLQKKSGRKVELISPIPKPPEEKSNEAENKEENKEPKEEKKEEPPAPITVVLSVRMHCEACAQVLQKRVRKIKGVESVETDLSNDKVIVKGIFEPQMLVYYVKKRTGKQASIVKDEEKKGEEEKKEEKKEGGDQDKKGDAPEEKKDEGDQDEKSDEDKNKTDIKRSEYWPSKYYMEYAYAPQIFSDENPNACSVM
- the LOC116208440 gene encoding SNF1-related protein kinase regulatory subunit beta-2 gives rise to the protein MGNVNGREDGVGSLSGVDEEGGGVGGDGAVGGVAQDNMGAVHDEAHVSSYPARPPPPLPEAMGQSPPPSPRATQSPLMFTPQVPVAPLQRPDEMHVSSHSWMQTSSGYDEMSGEEGIPTMITWCYGGKEVSVEGSWDNWRTRMPLQRSGKDFTIMKVLPSGVYQYRFIVDGQWKYAPDLPWTQDDAGAAYNILDLQDYVPEDLESISGFEPPQSPETSYNNLFLGSEDYAKEPPMVPPHLQLTLLNLPSLHMEIPPPLSRPQHVVLNHLYMQKGKSSPSVVALGSTNRFLAKYVTVVLFKSLQR